The Spodoptera frugiperda isolate SF20-4 chromosome 2, AGI-APGP_CSIRO_Sfru_2.0, whole genome shotgun sequence genome has a window encoding:
- the LOC118269408 gene encoding uncharacterized protein LOC118269408, with protein sequence MATTATQQNTQVNHITEEDIKLILAHYNRANEEIVIEDYSVHNASDKMLGFLAEYWKVKVLLSNRKVLRFFIKAISRSNAAKANMVKEMHLFDKEAFFYSVIKENIEVPGIKPWAARLITALNDAMVFEDLNAKQYKLRNKFARFDMAHTLQALKTLARWHACSMIYEEKKSKENGTNYKINDEYEKSLDKGGYHLSSEWFYQCMMGALEAMKSLSDYNEAEINSIESCWQDVWSKALSLSDYSPHQKNVICHRDLWNNNVMFHYKDDENLSEPDDCVLVDFQAIRYQPPAGDVMLLLCCNLDPKFREENLDTFLNFYYEELGKILDEYNVEIKEVMSKTEFLTSAEEQRQWGLIVCACLIPQFWIDDDLTTKIFCDNEQFDEILSKNKGLFIKKMMRENSDYKQKVMEIFNEIANRYCLSRK encoded by the exons ATGGCGACTACTgctacacaacaaaatacacaaGTAAATCACATTACTGAAGAAGACATCAAACTCATTTTAGCACATTACAATCGTGCCAATGAAGAAATTGTAATAGAAGATTATTCAGTTCACAACGCTAGTGATAAAATGTTGGGATTTTTGGCTGAATACTGGAAAGTGAAAGTGCTATTATCAAATCGGAAAGTTCTTCGTTTTTTTATCAAAGCCATTTCTAGATCCAATGCAGCTAAAGCAAATATGGTGAAAGAAATGCATCTGTTCGATAAAGAAGCGTTTTTTTATTCTGtgatcaaagaaaatattgaagtgCCGG gtATCAAACCCTGGGCAGCGAGGCTAATAACAGCGCTAAACGATGCAATGGTTTTTGAGGATTTAAATGCAAAACAGTATAAATTGCGAAACAAATTCGCGAGGTTCGACATGGCCCACACTCTTCAGGCGTTGAAGACATTAGCTAGATGGCATGCATGTTCCATGATTTATGAAGAGaagaaaagtaaagaaaatggaacaaattacaaaataaatgacgaGTACGAAAAGTCTTTGGACAAAGGCGGTTACCATCTATCTTCTGAGTGGTTCTATCAGTGTATGATGGGAGCATTAGAAGCTATGAAGTCACTATCGGACTACAATGAAGCAGAAATTAATTCGATTGAAAGTTGCTGGCAAGATGTTTGGTCTAAAGCTTTAAGTTTAAGCGATTACTCTCCTCATCAGAAGAATGTGATCTGTCATCGGGATCTGTGGAACAATAATGTAATGTTCCATTACAAGGATGATGAGAACCTGTCGGAGCCAGATGACTGCGTCCTGGTTGATTTCCAGGCGATCAGGTACCAGCCACCTGCAGGAGATGTCATGTTACTACTCTGTTGTAATCTAGATCCGAAATTCAGAGAAGAAAATCTTGACACGTTTTTGAACTTCTATTACGAAGAACTAGGTAAAATACTAGATGAATATAATGTAGAAATTAAAGAAGTAATGTCTAAAACAGAATTTTTGACGTCTGCTGAAGAACAAAGGCAATGGGGTCTCATTGTATGCGCCTGTCTCATACCACAGTTTTGGATAGACGACGATCTAACGACAAAAATATTCTGCGACAATGAGCAATTTGACgagattttgtcaaaaaataaaggtttgtttattaagaaaatgaTGCGAGAAAATTCTGATTACAAACAGAAAGTCATGGAAATTTTCAACGAAATTGCAAATAGATATTGTTTATCTCGCAAATAG
- the LOC118269419 gene encoding uncharacterized protein LOC118269419 codes for MDLLTEEEIKSIAKKRGFNKVLRWRWEEFSDKAIGHLGDHIKLFLDVEGNGTSLTLNLFVKCMPRSDEWKAEYIKELGFFNKEYVMLSQLFNNFENGTGYRKWRPDLLFIKENIFVFENVSFDGYVMPLQEDTMSFEELKASVETLARFHAQSYIYEERKSKELGRPYRIWEDYSEYLQERTFQTDWRDTGRNAAMDYLKIYSKYKSEPNFNRYIDSIVPGLFTKGLELMQPSKEYRNAVVHRDLWSNNILIKKERISPPHVLIVDFQTVIYTSPLLDLSSLIYFNTTRGDRDIWTDDFIEVYYTVLSEELEASGIDVNSILDKASLRDAYEKSRLFAITQAALITPVIAMTKEKCEAIFFNPESVRRLNVESRSQELIDVAKEDENYKARVTELLDEIVERYVFPKPST; via the exons ATGGATCTATTAACGGAAGAAGAAATTAAATCAATTGCGAAAAAACGTGGTTTTAATAAAGTACTAAGATGGAGATGGGAGGAGTTCTCTGATAAAGCTATTGGGCATTTAGGAGACCAtataaaattgttcttggatGTGGAAGGAAATGGGACCAGTTTGACTCTCAATCTGTTTGTGAAGTGCATGCCAAGGTCCGACGAATGGAAGGCAGAATACATTAAAGAGCTCGGTTTCTTCAACAAGGAGTACGTTATGTTGAGCCAACTGTTTAACAATTTTGAAAATGGTACAG GGTACCGAAAATGGCGTCCAGATCTGCTAtttataaaggaaaatatttttgtatttgaaaacgTCTCATTCGATGGATACGTGATGCCTCTTCAGGAGGATACGATGAGTTTCGAAGAACTGAAGGCATCTGTGGAAACATTAGCACGATTTCATGCGCAATCCTATATCTATGAAGAGAGAAAAAGCAAAGAACTTGGTAGACCTTATAGGATATGGGAAGATTATAGTGAATACCTGCAGGAACGCACTTTTCAAACTGATTGGCGGGACACGGGAAGAAACGCTGCCATGGACTATCTCAAAATCTATTCTAAATACAAGTCTGAACCAAACTTCAATAGGTACATAGACTCAATAGTGCCAGGATTATTTACAAAAGGCCTAGAGCTGATGCAACCTAGTAAAGAATATCGGAACGCAGTAGTTCATCGAGATCTTTGGAGcaacaacattttaataaagaagGAACGGATCTCACCACCCCATGTTCTGATCGTTGACTTTCAAACAGTTATATACACTTCTCCATTGCTTGACCTCTCATCGTTGATATATTTCAATACTACCAGAGGAGATAGAGATATTTGGACTGATGATTTCATAGAAGTTTATTATACTGTGTTATCTGAAGAGCTAGAAGCTTCAGGGATAGATGTAAATAGTATATTAGACAAGGCTTCATTAAGAGACGCTTATGAGAAAAGTAGGTTGTTTGCAATTACACAGGCGGCTCTCATAACCCCGGTTATAGCGATGACTAAAGAAAAATGCGAGGCGATATTTTTTAATCCAGAATCGGTAAGACGACTTAATGTAGAAAGTCGCAGTCAAGAGTTGATTGATGTTGCAAAAGAAGATGAGAATTATAAGGCCAGAGTAACGGAATTGTTAGATGAAATTGTTGAGCGATATGTATTCCCAAAACCATCTACGTAA
- the LOC118269167 gene encoding WD repeat-containing protein 75, which translates to MGVMVNGDGGKSVKYNFYRKAGRSIIERRPVFSPDGESIAIIVENIVRVYNIQTGECVRILETESPVNELIAIQFPENEDYNLYGCSDTGYVTVWTWANGAVLRETKLNLPTNTKVLTFDLVDSTECCIVTSQPNNKFLNLNTYSTKTGELLYDYRDTKPMYGDMICVSLGWCNGDRYAAVSNGTKVLSIQNLQQPHLKTRIINHNGYRIMSVAAHQKTNAVAITDTLGRATVIRGNLFDYKQVAREVMHWHFLPPLATCFSLQGNYLYTGGMEKVLVKWTIGDLAYRASEKNFIPRLPGMIRFITTNNTHVALTLTNNSVVIANAQLRVLGTLLECGGVSPASRAVGGALLHVPPLSALLTAARTGHLQLYSTNTDKVLYNLDITGLNNLPSERWNLLPLETEVTCAAVSGNGDWLVTSEYRNDGITYPEEKLKFWAAQYKNSTPFQLNTCVNLSHGGCNVVSLSLNYKGDFCVSAGSDQKFRIWKKENTSPSNKGKKFAWSCLTACYYSSGIGQFISNDVLNGFKDGFKHKPGRDEDLPYLREVDKKDDVIKKLFNIHKEQSLVNDEANRVCTKRDSEFDMGGVAISQDGSLIAAWFGCKLTLWDTHLCNLSTTLSHPALRPKGVHVQFGNRDAAHYLVCTTETCLAVWSLLSLTVKWLVQINPTCLVSHRFSNKLAVVTTNNDLHVFSPHSSAPILTKKRLLDPSTGVFKQCTFGTCFDDEIRLYLMRNDSEIYCLEPEQTEESHLEVISHRKLPTSNFSALLAEQQLSEVTPATADGNVIDVNNLAGSTIAQFSLASPHMVPPVGLLCTTFLQRLSGTEDIEQLDDTEEDKPMEIDEDSSDDEDASSKLNGPYAPKVTELWTPNYEAVKEKKLNKMMHEPFLDLHSSSSLFGV; encoded by the exons ATGGGTGTAATGGTTAATGGTGATGGTGGAAAAAGTgtgaaatacaatttttatagaaAAGCTGGCAGAAGTATTATAGAACGTCGTCCTGTTTTCTCACCGGATGGAGA GTCAATAGCAATAATTGTTGAGAATATAGTACGAGTGTACAATATTCAGACGGGAGAATGTGTTCGTATACTTGAAACCGAAAGTCCTGTAAATGAGCTGATAGCGATACAATTCCCTGAAAATGAGGACTACAACTTGTATGGATGTTCCGATACTGGCTATGTTACCGTATGGACTTGGGCAAATGGGGCTGTTCTTAGAGAAACT AAACTTAATCTGCCAACAAATACAAAAGTGCTCACATTTGACTTAGTCGACAGTACGGAGTGTTGTATTGTGACGAGTCAACCAAATAACAAGTTTTTAAACCTCAACACTTACTCTACAAAGACTGGAGAACTACTCTATGACTATCGAGATACAAAACCGATGTACGGAGACATGATATGTGTGTCCTTAGGATGGTGCAACGGAGATAGATATGCAGCAGTGAGCAATGGAACAAAAGTTTTATCCATACAAAATTTACAGCAACCACATTTAAAAACACg aataataaatcataatggTTACCGAATAATGTCAGTGGCGGCCCATCAGAAAACAAATGCCGTAGCCATCACGGACACTTTGGGACGGGCTACGGTCATAAGAGGGAATTTATTTGATTACAAACAAGTGGCAAGGGAAGTGATGCATTGGCATTTCTTACCACCACTCGCAACTTGTTTCTCCTTACAAG GCAACTATCTCTACACTGGTGGAATGGAGAAGGTGCTGGTAAAATGGACAATTGGTGACTTAGCGTACAGAGCCAGTGAAAAGAACTTCATCCCTCGTCTACCGGGCATGATAAGGTTTATCACTACAAACAACACACATGTCGCCTTGACTTTAACTAATAATT CGGTGGTAATAGCAAACGCTCAGTTGCGCGTGCTGGGCACGTTGTTGGAGTGCGGGGGCGTGTCCCCGGCGTCGCGCGCGGTGGGCGGGGCCTTGCTGCACGTCCCGCCCCTTTCTGCTCTACTCACGGCCGCGCGCACCGGACATCTACAGCTGTACTCTACTAATACTGATAAAGTGCTTTATAAT TTAGACATAACGGGATTGAACAACTTACCATCAGAAAGGTGGAATCTATTGCCTTTAGAAACTGAAGTGACCTGCGCAGCTGTCAGTGGAAACGGAGATTGGCTGGTTACCTCCGAATACAGAAACGATGGCATAACTTACCCAGAAGAGAAACTAAAGTTCTGGGCAGCACAGTACAAAAACTCCACACCGTTCCAACTCAACACTTGCGTCAACCTATCCCACGGGGGTTGCAATGTAGTCTCTCTGTCACTTAACTATAAAGGCGATTTCTGCGTATCAGCGGGCTCTGACCAGAAATTCAGGATATGGAAGAAAGAGAACACATCACCGTCGAATAAGGGTAAAAAGTTCGCGTGGAGTTGTTTGACTGCGTGCTATTACTCGTCGGGGATTGGTCAGTTCATATCGAATGACGTGCTTAACGGATTCAAAGATGGGTTTAAACACAAGCCTGGGAGGGATGAGGACTTGCCTTACTTGCGGGAAGTTGACAAGAAAGACGATGTgataaaaaagttgtttaatatacataaagaaCAGTCGTTGGTTAACGATGAAGCTAATAGAGTGTGTACGAAGAGAGACAGTGAGTTTGATATGGGCGGTGTAGCTATTTCTCAGGACGGCTCGTTAATAGCTGCCTGGTTTGGTTGCAAGCTGACCTTATGGGACACACATCTATGTAACCTTAGTACTACGTTGTCTCACCCCGCGTTGAGGCCTAAAGGAGTTCACGTTCAATTCGGAAACAGGGATGCTGCACATTAT TTGGTATGCACAACAGAAACATGCCTCGCTGTGTGGAGTCTACTATCGCTGACTGTGAAATGGCTCGTACAGATAAACCCGACTTGTCTAGTCTCACACAGGTTCTCCAATAAATTGGCTGTAGTTACAACTAATAATGACC TACACGTGTTCTCGCCACACAGCTCGGCTCCCATACTGACAAAGAAGCGACTACTAGACCCGTCTACGGGAGTGTTCAAGCAATGCACGTTCGGTACTTGTTTCGATGACGAAATCCGATTGTATCTAATGAGGAACGATTCT GAAATCTATTGCTTagagccggaacaaacagaggAGAGTCATTTAGAAGTGATATCCCACCGTAAGCTGCCCACATCCAACTTCAGCGCGCTGTTGGCCGAGCAACAACTGTCGGAGGTGACGCCGGCAACCGCGGATGGCAACGTCATCGATGTCAATAACCTCGCCGGCTCTACTATAGCACag TTCTCGTTAGCATCACCACACATGGTGCCTCCAGTAGGTCTGCTCTGCACAACATTCCTGCAACGTCTATCTGGTACCGAAGACATAGAACAACTTGATGACACAGAAGAAGACAAACCTATGGAGATTGACGAGGACTCGAGTGATGATGAAGACGCTAGCTCCAAGCTGAATGGACCTTACGCCCCCAAGGTCACAGAGTTGTGGACACCCAACTATGAAGCCGTTAAAGAAAAGAAACTCAACAAAATGATGCACGAACCGTTCCTAGATTTACATTCTTCTAGTTCATTGTTTGGTGTTTAG
- the LOC118269166 gene encoding ribosome biogenesis protein WDR12 homolog: MSAEVAEVQLQVRFITKQEQYAVPDSPYAIQSNVQVADLNTLINALLKETNPSIEKAVEFDFLVCGELLCSSLSEHLQEKGASTEDTLEIEYLERFPAPSPQDCLMHDDWVSTVHAHTNWILSGCYDNSIHIWSTKGQHKLAIPGHTSPVKAVSWVSFEGDQAVFVSGSHDQSAMLWVWNVPRNSVDCVVTCQGHEKGIECLAVSADSTRFATGSWDNNVSLWSTSLTEEDSAPAKKKSKPDHGKAREPLTTLKGHREAVSGVQWMDYNTVLSSGWDHLLKLWDCELGGIKQEIAGNKAFFDVDWSPLNNSIITASADRHIRLYDPRSTESIVKTTFTSHTGWVQSVRWSKTRDTLFLSAGYDGQVKLWETRSPRTPLYDLSGHEDKVLCCDWSNPSLLVSGSCDNTLRIFKAKHYETA; encoded by the exons ATGTCTGCCGAAGTAGCTGAAGTTCAGCTTCAAGTGCGGTTTATAACCAAACAGGAACA ATATGCTGTACCAGACAGTCCATACGCTATACAGAGCAACGTCCAAGTAGCAGATTTGAATACTTTGATTAATGCCTTGTTGAAGGAGACCAATCCCTCAATAGAGAAGGCTGTAGAGTTTGATTTCCTAGTATGTGGGGAACTGTTGTGTTCGTCGCTCTCAGAACATCTGCAGGAGAAAGGGGCGTCCACAGAAGATACATTAGAGATCGAATATCTTGAAAGATTCCCTGCGCCATCACCTCAGGATTGTTTGATGCATGATGACTGGGTGTCTACAGTACATGCACATACTAACTG gaTTCTATCAGGTTGCTATGACAACAGCATTCATATTTGGAGCACTAAGGGTCAACATAAACTGGCCATTCCTGGCCACACATCTCCAGTCAAAGCAGTTTCTTGGGTATCTTTTGAAGGTGACCAAGCAGTTTTTGTCAG tgGCTCTCACGACCAGTCAGCAATGTTATGGGTTTGGAATGTTCCTCGTAACTCAGTAGACTGTGTGGTGACTTGCCAGGGTCACGAGAAGGGCATTGAGTGTCTTGCGGTGTCCGCTGATTCGACCCGCTTTGCGACTGGCAGCTGGGATAACAATGTTAGCTTGTGGAGTACCA GTCTAACAGAGGAAGACAGTGCACCTgcaaagaaaaaaagtaaaccaGATCATGGGAAAGCTAGG GAGCCATTAACCACATTGaaaggccatcgagaagcagtGTCGGGTGTACAATGGATGGATTACAACACAGTACTGTCCAGTGGGTGGGACCATCTGTTGAAACTGTGGGACTGCGAGCTCGGTGGCATCAAGCAGGAAATTGCTG gCAATAAAGCATTCTTTGACGTGGATTGGTCTCCGCTAAATAACAGCATCATTACGGCGTCAGCAGACCGACACATTCGTCTTTACGATCCTCGATCTACAG AAAGTATTGTCAAGACGACGTTCACTTCACACACTGGTTGGGTGCAGTCCGTCCGTTGGTCCAAAACGCGAGACACATTGTTCCTGTCAGCTGGTTACGACGGCCAAGTTAAACTATGGGAGACTAGAAG TCCACGTACACCTCTCTACGACTTGAGCGGACACGAAGACAAAGTGCTGTGCTGTGATTGGTCTAACCCTTCGCTGCTGGTCAGCGGTTCCTGCGACAACACGCTTAGGATATTCAAAGCGAAACACTACGAGACCGCGTAA